The Cryptomeria japonica chromosome 6, Sugi_1.0, whole genome shotgun sequence genomic interval ggaagagaagaaattgcaaagggagagggcaaaactagccatgagatcagccatagctgaatctcaaggtgtttctattgaccttgaagaggaagaagaagcacttgagggcatagtgggctctcggcgtggcccacgtatccgcaaaccGATCATCAGCTCACCCATTGCTTCttcttcctctagtagagtacctggtCGGGGCcctgttccacttccatcacaatgATCAGGGtcgataggtgattattttgtgcccagaaACATACCTGGaggacaaccatcattagaggctagtggatggaataaggaggtacatgagaaaactgacattgtagttactgatttttggtacttcaacaacattgcattcaatgtggcggagaatgcttattggttgaatttggtgactgctatgatagtttcaggaaaggggtacaaggccccttctcgcagggatttgagtgggaggttagtaaattactacatagtccacttgatttcatttttaattattttttagatttcttgtttattaaatcaaaattgtgtactaatacctaatttcactttgcacttacaggttgctcacaaatgcagttgctagggcaagagaagtgatggaggatcaaaaaatcGATTAggcaaattatggctgcaccattctttctgatgggtggacagatggcaagaaccgcaccatcatcaattttttggtcgcttgcaaggacaatgtagtgttcttgaaatctgttgatgcctccaacaaggtgaaaatgcagaaacattggctaGAATGTTGGAGCGTGTcatcatggaggtgggggtagagaatgtggtgcaaatcatcacagataatgcagcagcatatgtgtcagtaggtagaatccttttgaattatcacctttaggcattagcaatattctcatttgttgtgggctttgttttacttggttgcatatttcttaagaataaattcttcttttgcaggaagaatcctccaagagaggcaccccactcttttttggacaccttgtgcagcacatgtccttgaccttcttttggaggacataggaaaacttgagtgggtgactccagttgtggagGATGCAAGGAGGATTACCAAATAtatctacaatcacccttgggtcctaaatttgatgagacaacacacgcaagtgaaagatttggtgagagctggtgtcacaaggtttgcaacgtttttcttgacgttgcaaagcattcttgctgcattgacttctttgaaacaaatgtttgtgagtggagaatggcttaactcaccttattcaaagaagcctgaaggagaggctGTCGCATGCAGAGTCTTCgacaaccaatttgcacaaagggctgcaaagattgtgaaggttgttacttcaaaactttaatttttaaattttagttattcttgattcaagtctctcattactaatttgtaacttcattatttaaattttgatctttttgtaatttgtatttttcaattgtaggtgtcagagcccttggttcgagttcttcgcttggtggatggggataaaaacccaatgggatatctttatgaggccatggatagggccaaagagtctatcaaaaattactacaagggggataggctcaaatttgatcccatttgggaaattgttgataggaggtggaacaatcagctccaccaacccattcatgcagcagggtacttcctcaaccctcgttttaggttcgggggttcttactcagattcgaatggagaagtcatggagggcctcagtacatgcattgagaggatggtacctaatgttgaggagagagacctcattgtgagtgagctccaaaattatgagggaggaaggggtaagctattctcttcagagctggctaggagaggaagaaccactcaaaccccaggtataacatttgccatttggattttgggatctaaagactaaaatgattgataaattatgttttctcttttctctttgctttctaacttttccattttatttattttgcagatgcttggtggcaaaattggggtggaaacaccccacatctcaaaaaatttgccctcagagtcttatgtcagccttgcagttcatccaattgtgagcgcaattggagcttgtttgaagcaatccacacgaagaagaggagcaagttagcgcagaaacggctcaatgaccttgtctacgtgcaatataatctttgattgcgcgtaaagaaggtagaggaactagaaggtggtccaattgacttggatgatatagatccttacagtgattggacatcacaggagcagcctccattgttttccgacactgacatcactgatttggagaggcaggctatggaggaggggggtggatttggtttcaggctggatgacattgaggaggatgaggatgaggatgaggatgaggattcattgccagtgccagaggcaggtggagacatagcttcatccaggatggaggatgagtctcaatcaaccataccgagcgaggaggcacagtcacgcccagtcccacagcagacttatacgactagacagtctagaccctctagttctacctctccccatgtttttgctagagctgggaagaggaagttgtaattgtaatttgtgatgatgtatttacttttggttttacaaaaactatttagtaatttactattttgcttcaggcttccagccatcagcattcctcatgaggatgcgattttgtagacactttgcatttaaatatatctagaatcagcttgtttcttttgtgttatcatttattgactcaatggatgcatcttctcattaaaaattgcaaaaaaaatgcgttttttactaagtttaagcgtgtttttaagttgccgagtttttcgtcgagtttttccgagtttttcccgagtttttgccgagtttttttcccaggggcttggcgagtcgagccgagtcgcgagtagttcaactatggttccAATAATAACACGCCAAGGAGTAAAATTCAGTAGGATGCAAAAGGGCGGCCCATGATCCAGTGTCAGAAATGTAATGAGTTGGGCCACTTTGCTCAGGAATGTCAGAACAGAAACAATGGTGGAGGTTTGTTGTGCAAATGATGTGGTCTTGGAAACCATGAGGATATTGACTGCCCGAAATGGAAGGGAGTAAACATGTTGGTCGTGAAGGAGCCAGACGAGGAGgtactggcaatcacaagattgcaaagtAAGAAGGCGGTATACCGCGATCCCCGTATGGACAAGGAGAGACTCCGGGAAGCAAAGACTAATGTGGAATGGGCGATGGCGGAAGAACGTAGGGCCTCACACAATACTGCCAGTACCCCACTTCGGTCAGAGTCCGAGAAAACTATCATCAAACAAATTTTGCAAACCACTGTACCCGTACGATGTCTGACCTTCTGCAAACAATGCCACAATTGAAGATGGCTATTACAAACATAGTCGGTGACAACATTGCCAACCAGGAACACCGTCAGATGACAGCAAAACCATCTGGCACAGACCCCATGGCAGCAACATAATTACCTGGTACGTTTGCTACAGATCCCATGCTCCTCACTGTAAGCATTGGTTGGAAGTCGACTGTGGTCGAGATGGAGATAATGGGACAAAAATTGACGAACACCATTGTTGACAGCGGCTCCGGAGTGAACGTGTTACCGGAGGAGACATGGAGGGGTTTGGGCAAGCCAACTCTCAGGCCACCAACATTCCACCTCGTCGGTGCGGACCAGCATGGAATCAAGCCCCTAGGGACACTCATGGCACAAAAAATTGTTGTCGGTACCCAACATTTTTTCCTTGACTTCGTGGTTATGCCATTGGAGAAGAAGACCTATGACGCCCTTATAGGAAGAGGTTGGCTGATTATGGCGAAGgcgaaccacaactggaagaaaaaaaACTCTCCATTGAGAGTGAAGGCCGAAAGTACGTGATCGACTTGAGGAATCAAGCCGTAAGCGAGGAATTGGTGTCGTCCGATTCGGACTTAGATTACTCGTACAATTGGGAATTGGGCTCACAAAACGACAAGAAAACGATGGAACCTGATGACGAGGGGATTTTGGAACTGGAGGGATGTTCAGAGGATGAAACAAGTTCCCTCactgggctcttccattggcagatggaagaCTATGAAGTATTTCACCCCGATTGCCACATGTTGCAGATCTGCAAGATCGGGGAATCAAGTGCAAGTACTGAAGATGCAACTTTTCCCCCAGAATACGAGGAGTACCGCGAGGGGGTAGCACGGGTGGATGATACACCCGTACACCGGTTCGAATGGGACAAAGTCATCAAGTACGAGGAGTCCAACGTGAAGAAAGTGAATTTGGGGAATGATGCCGATCTGAAGGTAATCCTCGTTGGGGATGATTGGAACCCCGCGCTGAAAGCGGCAACATTTAAAATTTTTCTAGAGTACAAAGATGTGTTCGCGTTTACATACAAGGACCTGAAAGGGATACCCCCGGAACTGTGTGTACATAGAATACCTCTCTTATCAGGTGTCCAATCCGTACAAAGGAGGCTGTATAGAATGAACAAGAACTATGCAACAAAGGtgaatgaagaaattgaaaagatgcTTGAGGCCAGAATCATCTTTAAGGTAGACACTAGCGAATGGGTATCGCCAATTGTCATCTCCCTGAAGGAGGCAAATCAGATCAGGATATGTGTGGACTTCTGATGCTTGAATGCCGTGACTATCAAGGATCCGTTCCCAATTCCATTCACTGACAGCATTTTGGAGGAGGTAGTAGGCCACGAGATTTACTCTATcctggacggattttctggatacaaccagatCAGCATTGCCGAAGAAGATAAACTAAAAACAACATTTATAGTGGAGGATGGAGTATATGCATACAATTGCATGTTGTTCAGACTGTGTAATGCTCCGGTCACCTTCTAGCggattatattgcacatctttgatGGGATGTTGGTAGGAAGCTTCAAGGCATTTttggatgattggtctatttaTAGCAAGCAGGAAACTCATTTGAACGCACTCAGGGAGTGCATGGAGAGGTCGGTGGGCCCGGCTGGTCCTGAATCCCAAGAAGTGCCGATTCATGTGGTACTGCAAGGAAGGGCTGAAGACGGACCTTGACAAGGTAGGGGTAATTGTAAATATGGAGAGTCCGATTGATGTCACGAGGGTAAAATCCTTCTTGGGACATGTCAGCTATTACAGGAGATTTATCAAAAGTTTTGCACAGGTGTCATGCCCTCTGGATAAGTTGACGAGAAAAGGTGAACCATTGACATGGGGAGCAGAAcaggaggaagcattcaaggaattgaaattctgattggtgaGTGCACTAATCTTTACGTACCCATATTGGGACAAGGAGTTCCATGTCCACGTGGATGCCTCCAACTTTGCGATTAGCGCCACTCTGGCACAAGTAGGCGTACAGGGGTTGGACCACCCTATTTTTTTCGCTAGCCGTTTGCTCTCTGCTCTTCAAGGCTGAACGAAACTATAGTACAACAAAGAGGGAGGCACTTGGGATGGTGTACTCAGTGCATAAGTTACGCCACTACCTCTTGGCGACACCATTCACCTTCTACGTAGACCATCAAGCCTTTATGTACCTGGTGAACAAATCGATAATCCAAGGATGGGTAAGTCGATGGCTGCTATTGCTCCAAGAATTCACCTTTACA includes:
- the LOC131856124 gene encoding uncharacterized protein LOC131856124; this translates as MGYLYEAMDRAKESIKNYYKGDRLKFDPIWEIVDRRWNNQLHQPIHAAGYFLNPRFRFGGSYSDSNGEVMEGLSTCIERMVPNVEERDLIVSELQNYEGGRGKLFSSELARRGRTTQTPDAWWQNWGGNTPHLKKFALRVLCQPCSSSNCERNWSLFEAIHTKKRSKLAQKRLNDLVYVQYNL